The region CGGCCTGCATGGGCAGGTGCATGTGCTTGCAGACCTTGGGGTTATCCGCCATCTGGCGGATCATCGCCTCGCTGAAATCCTTGGGATGGGGGCTGGTGAAGCGGATGCGGTCGATCCCATCCACCTCGGCGACCGCGGCGAGCAGCTCCGGGAAGCGCGCGCCGTCGGATTGTCCAGCCGCCAGGACGGGTGCCCCGGGCAGGCCCCGGGCAGGCCCCGGGCCGGTGTCCAGTTCCCCATCCAGCTGGGCCGGCCGCCACTCCGGATCGCGGTAACTGTTGACGTTCTGGCCCAGCAGGGTCACCTCGCGGAAACCCTCCGCCGCCAGGCGGCGGCACTCCTCCACCACGCTGGCCACGCTGCGGCTGCGCTCCCGGCCGCGGGTGAAGGGCACGATGCAGAAGCTGCACATGTTGTCGCAACCCCGCATGACCGTCACCCAGGCGTTGGGTCCGCCGCCCCGGCGGGGATAGATCTCGTCGTAGTTCTCCGTCTTGTCCCGCCGCGTGAGGATGATCTGCGCCTCGCGCCCCACCACCAGGTCGCGGATGACGCCCGGCAGCTTGCGGTACTGGTCGGGACCCATCACCAGGTCGACGTGGGGCAGGCCGGCGGCGATCTTCTCCGACAAGTGCGTGCTCATGCAGCCCAGCACCCCCAGGATCATGTCGGGGCGCTCCTGCTTGAGCCGCTTCCAGCTGGCCAGCTGGCCGATGACCCGCTGCTCGGCGCCCTCGCGCACGGCGCAGGTGTTGACCAGCACCACGTCGGCGCCCTCCAGCCCCTCCTGGATGGCGTGGGCGTCGTCCTCCAGCAGGCGGGCCACCAGCTCGCTGTCGGACACGTTCATCTGGCAGCCGTAGGTCTCGATATAAACCTTGAGGGACACGGGCTTCCTCTCCCTTCCACATAGCTTGGCACTGGACTCCGCTCTCGTCCTTGCGCCACCTGCCCGTACTCGAGTCTCGAGGATGAAGGCTGAATCAGCTACCCGTCC is a window of bacterium DNA encoding:
- a CDS encoding MiaB/RimO family radical SAM methylthiotransferase yields the protein MSLKVYIETYGCQMNVSDSELVARLLEDDAHAIQEGLEGADVVLVNTCAVREGAEQRVIGQLASWKRLKQERPDMILGVLGCMSTHLSEKIAAGLPHVDLVMGPDQYRKLPGVIRDLVVGREAQIILTRRDKTENYDEIYPRRGGGPNAWVTVMRGCDNMCSFCIVPFTRGRERSRSVASVVEECRRLAAEGFREVTLLGQNVNSYRDPEWRPAQLDGELDTGPGPARGLPGAPVLAAGQSDGARFPELLAAVAEVDGIDRIRFTSPHPKDFSEAMIRQMADNPKVCKHMHLPMQAGNDRVLRLMRRDYSHEDFARLVERARAALPEMGFSTDIIVGFPTETEADFEDTLRLVERVRFDSAFTFEYSPREGAPSAKWADDVPSTGKKRRLRRLVDLQRRITDEKAAACLGRSYGVLIESPSKKSDLELMGRTTCNRVVVVPADPRWPAGTLVTVRVAEVSSFTLRGVVTHVEGRPV